A portion of the Cyanobium sp. PCC 7001 genome contains these proteins:
- a CDS encoding DUF2811 domain-containing protein — MAAAGDLPDSGTVSLQARVPEELVQSMRRFLECHPNWDQYRLVQAALAGFLVQNGVQNRDLTRCYLANLFPSQPDFRGF; from the coding sequence ATGGCGGCCGCGGGCGACCTGCCGGACTCCGGCACGGTGAGCCTCCAGGCCCGGGTTCCCGAGGAGCTGGTGCAATCGATGCGGCGCTTCCTCGAGTGCCATCCGAACTGGGACCAGTACCGGCTGGTGCAGGCGGCCCTGGCGGGGTTCCTGGTGCAGAACGGGGTGCAGAACCGCGACCTCACCCGCTGCTATCTGGCCAACCTCTTCCCCTCCCAGCCCGATTTCCGCGGTTTCTGA